Within Candidatus Polarisedimenticolaceae bacterium, the genomic segment GAAACCCGGGAGCAGTCCGAAGTCCGGCGGCAGCACTCCGTTCCTGCGGCGAGCCGCCACCCACGACGCGAGTTTGGCCGCCTCGACCGGGTCGGGCTCCGCCGAACGGAAGCGCTCGGCGAGGCGCTCGGCGCGCGCGAAGTCGCCCGCGCGCACGGCGGCCGCGGCGATCGAGGGGCAGGTCGCGCGCTCGAGGCGGTGCGCGACCTCGGGAGCCGCGGCGATCGCGGCCTGCAGCACCGCCTCCGCCGCCGCGGGCTCGTCCGCTTCCACGTGGGCGACGATGCGCTGCACCGCCGCCGCCTGCAGGCGTTCGCGCGAGCTCGTGGACGGGCCTACAGCCGCGCACTCGCGCTCGGCGATCGCGAAGGCCTCGTCGAAGCGGCCGGACTCGTAGGAATCGGAGAAGGCGCGCGCGAAGCCGGCGCGAAGCGTCACCGAGCGCGCGGCGAGCCCCGGATGCAGCCTCGCGGCGCGCGCGAACGCCTCCGCGGCGCGGGTTCCCTCGCCCCTCTCGACGAGGGCCTCCCCGCGCACGTGCCAGACGAACGCCGCCGCGCGCTCGACGGGAACCGGCGGCTCGACGTCGCGGTACTGGTCGTAGAGGGCCCCGACCCCCTCCCGGGCGAGGTCCTCGGGCGTCGCGAGACGGTACGCCAGGAGGAACCCGGCGATCCGCCGCACGTCGCGGGTCACGTCCCAGCCGCGCGCGGAGGTCGCCTCCACGTCGATCGGCCGCGACCCCGCGTCGATCCTCACGAAGAGGTGGCGGGGCCCGGCGACCACCCCCGCGTCGAGGCCGTGCGACGACGCGAGCAGGGCCTCGAAGACCGAGGCCGAAACGCAGTTGAAGCGGCCGGTGTCGAGCAACACGTCGAGGCCGTAGGCCGACGGGTCGTACCGGCGGAGGACCCTGTCGTGGACGTAGCGATGGAGCACCCGGCCGCGCCGCTCGTCGTCCCGGGCGCGCTGCAAGCGGGGCGCGAGACCGGCCCGCAGCGCCTCGAATCGCTCCGCATGGGCCGCGCGACGCGCGGGGTCGTCGACGCCGGAGGCGACGAGGACCTCGTCCAGAGCGGCACGCCACGCCGGGGCGGGAGTGGCGGCGCGTGTCGGGGTGGCCGTCGCGAGCGTGACGGCGAGCAGGATAAGGGCGGTGCGCGGCATTCCGGGGAGGCTCCTCGGAGGTGGTGACGCGCCGCAATATGGGTCCCGGAAATCGTGGCGACAAGCGACCGATTCGCTCTCGGGATTACGGTTTCGAACGGTGTTCAGCGCGTCTGGCGCGCGAGGCGCTCCACCTGCTCGAGGTAACGCGCGATCTCGTCCCGCGGCTTGATCTCCTGCGCCCGCTTGAGCAGCGGAATCGCCTCCTGGTACTTCCCCTGCCCGGCGAGCAGCTGCGCGAGTCGCGTCTTCGCCTGCCCCTCGAACGCGTCGATCCCCGCGGCGCGCTCGTAGAGGAGTCTCGCCCGCTCGACGTCGCCGGCCTTCGCGGCGTGTTGCCCGAGGAGGATCAGCGCGTCGCCGTCGAGGGGATCGGCGGCGACGACCTCCTCGAGGACCCTCGCCGCCTCGTCGGAGCTTCCCTCCGCGACGGCGATCCTCGCCTGCAGCTTGAGCAGGCGGCGACGGTCCTCCTCGCCGAGGGAGGCGCCCAGCGTCGAGGCGATCTCCCGCGTGAGCGCCTTGCCTTGCTCGAGGGCGCCCCGCTGGGACAACGTCTCCGCGGAACGGAGCGCCGACGCGGCCGGCTGGCGCGGATCCGCCGCCACCGCGCGCCGGTAGGCGTCGGCGGCGAGGTCCCAGTTCGACTCGGCGCCGTAGAGGTCGCCGAGCGTGTAGAGCGTCTCGGGCGCGGCCTTCCCCAGCCGGTAGACGACCTCGAGGTTCTCCGCCGCCTTCGCACGATCCCCGAGCCCCAGCCACGCGCTGGCCTGCAGCTGCCACAGCTCGGCGCGGTCGGGCCGGCCGGCGATCATCGTGTCGAGAAGCGCCGACGCCTCGCCGTACTTCCTCTGTTTGAATGCGGAGCGCGCGAGGCCCAGGCGCCAGTCCTGGTTGCCGGGCTGGAAGAGGATCGCCTGGCGATACGCCGTCTCCGCGGCCACGAAGTCGCCCGCTCCGGAGAGGCAGGTCGCGAGCAGGCCGTAGCTGAGGCCGTCCACGTTTCCGAGCTCGATCGCGCGGGTCAGGTGCTTTGCCGCCTCCTCGAAGCGTCCCTGGCGGAATCGGACGAGGCCGAGTGCGCGCTCCGCACGCCGGAACGGGGGGAACTTGCCGATCGCCGCCTCGTAGCGCCGGCCGGCCTCGTCGAGGTCGCCGGCCTCGAAGGCGAGGTTCCCGAGGGTGAGATCGACGAGCGCGCTCGGGGCCTCCGTCGCGGCCTTCTCGAGCTGGAGCCTGGCCTCCTCGCGGTTCGTCGCCATGAGGGGCTGGACCTTCTCGAACACCAGACGATCCGAGCCCGTGGGCTTCGGCTCCACGTCGGGGAGGATCGCGTAGGTCCCGGTGAACTGCTGCTTGAAGGTGGGGTCGTTCCAGAGATCCGCCGGGACGTCGGCGGGGGACGCGACCAGGAGCGCGACGATCATCGGGAACGACACCATGGACATGACGGTCCTCGACCCGCTCAGCTCTCGGCGCTGAAGCGGATGGGAATGCGCATCCGTACGGCGACACGCTTGCCGGCGCGCGTGGCGGGCTCGAACCTCCACTGGCGCACCGCCTCGATGGCGGGACGCTCGAAGCCCGGGTCGGTCGCGCGCTCGACCTTCGGATCGACCACCTTCCCGCCGTCGTCGACGACGAACAGGACGTAGACGACCCCTTCGACCTTCCTCTTGCGCAGCTCGACGGGGTAGACCGGGGACGCCTGCGCGAGCGGCCGGGGGCGCTGGTCGAGTTCGGCCATCGAGAAGATCTCCTCGACCGCACGCTCGGCCTCCGCCCCGGCCCCCGGGGCCCCCGTGCCTCCGATGCGCCCCCCGGAGGCGAGCGAAGCGGACTCCGCGAAGTCGCCCGCTTCGCCCCCCGCGCTCCCGGACAACATCCCCTCGAGGGCGTCGAGGCTGAGCGCCTCGAGCGCCGGGGCGGCGTCGGTTACGGATGCCGCGGGATCGGGCGCCGCTTCCGGCGGCCGGTTCACCTCGGCCTCCATCGGCTCCTCGGCGGCCTCCTCGGCCTGCTCCGGGGCGGGCTCCTGCTGCTCCGCGTCCTTCTTTTCCTCGTCCCGGGCTTCCTCGGAAATGAGGTCGACCTCGCGGACGACCTTGGCGTCTTCCGCCTCGTGTCTGGGGAAGAGCAGACCTCCGAAAAGCAGGATGAACCCGTGCACCACGATCGCCGCGAAGAGGCCGAGGATCCAGGCACGCATCTACTTCGCGTCCGTGGAGATCCCGACCTTGGTGATGCCGATCTTCCTCGTCTCGTCGAGGACCGCCACGACGGCCTTGAAGTCCGCGCCGGCGTCGCCGTTGATGACGATCTTGGGGTCCTTGTTGGTCGCCTTGAGCGTCTGCAGCTTGAACGGCAGCTGGGCGATCGAGACCTTTTCCTTGTTGTAGAAGACGTCGCCGTTCTTGGTCACGCTCAGCGTGACGGCCTTGTCCTGCTGCGAGGGGTCCACGAGCTGGCTCGCCGCGGCGGCGGCCGGGAGCGCCACCTGCAGCCCCTGGTTCTTGGTCATCGACAACGAGACCAGCACGAACGTCGCCAGCAGGAAGAAGATGATGTCGATCAGCGGGATGATCTCGATGCGGGCCTTCTTGCCGCCACCGCCGCCCCCGTGCATCCCGTCACCTCGCCGGCGCCGCAACGGACGCCTCGAGGCCCGGCATCGCCGTGACCATCGGGCCCGTCGGGGGCACCTTGCCCTCGAGCACCGCCTGGTGGACGAGGAGCTCCAGCTGCGTCGAGTTCGCCTCGAGCTCGCCGGTGGCGAGCTCGATCTGCTTGTTGAGGTAGTTGTAGGGGACCAGCGCCACGATCGCGATCCCCAGGCCGAACGCGGTCGCGATCAGCGCCTCCGCGATGCCGCCGGTGATCGCCGTCGGAGCGCTGAGCTCGCCGCCGATGAGCGAGAACGACGCCATCATCCCGGTGACGGTTCCCAGCAGGCCGAGAAGGGGCGCGATCGTGATCGCGGTGTCGAGGATCGCGAGCCCCCGACTGAAGCGCTTGATCTCCTGCGCGCGCGCGTAGAGCAGCGCGCTCGGGAGCGAGGTCTCGCGATGGCCGAGAGCGTAGGACATCGTGCGGGTGACGAAGTCCCTCGACGTCTCGCCGATCCCGATCGCGCGGTCGACGTCCCCCGCCTCCACGGCCGCGAACAGGGCCTGGCGGGACTTGGGGTCGCGCTTGCGGAACTCCCCGATGATGAAGAACGTCCTCTCGATCACGGCGCCCAGGGCGAGGATCGACACGACGAGCAGCGGCCACATGATGGGGCCGCCCTTCTTGAAGATGTGCACGATGCTGCCGCGCTTGACGAGCTCCTCCAGGGCGGAGCCGCGCGTGGGATCGAGCGGAAGCAGCCCCGTGCCGTCGCGGACCACCGCGAGCAGGCCCGGAGCCAGGGCCGCGGCCAGCGGGCGGACCGCAGGGTGAGGCGACCCGGTCTGCGGCAGGGCGAGCCCCGCGGTCTTTCCGTCCGAGGTCGCGAACAGCGCGATCGGCCCGACGAGCGCGAAGTGGCCCGCGGCGAGCACCCCGTCGGGGTCGACCGCCGAGCCCGCGAAGCGGGTGCCGCCGAAGGCATCGGATGCGCGATCGATCGACTGCCGCACGACCGCGAGCTGGCGGTCGAAGCGGGCCTCCTCGTCCAGCTCCTTGTTCTCGAGGGCCTCCATGGCGCTCACGATCGTTTCGCCGTAACGCTGGGCCTCGCCGACGGCGAGCTTGGTCTCGAAGTTCCGCGTGAACTCGTCGAGGAGGCTCAGGACGTAGTCGACCTCCTCCTTCCGGAGCTTCGCCTCGCCCTCGGTCTTCCCCAGCTCGAGGCCGGAGCTGTCGATGGAGCGGAGCGCGTCGTCGTACTCGCGGCGGAGGGTCGCGAGCCGCTGCTCCGCCTCCGCCAACTCGCGGGTCAGGGGCAGCTTCTCGGCGGCGATCGACTCCCGCAGCGCGGAGAGCTCGGCGAGCGACTTTCGGAGATCCTGGTCGGCCGACGGAGCCGCGGCCATCGCGGCGGTCACGACAAGTGCGCAGAGCGGCATCTCGGGCTCCTTACTGAACCTGGACCGGGAGGGGGATGAACGCCGGCTTCCCCCTGGCCTGGAGGACGTCGATCACCTGAAGGATGTTCCCGGCGAGCTCGTTGGCGGGCTGCCAGTCCCAGCCCTCGGCGCCCGGACGGCCGACCCCGGCCTCGCCCCGCGCGCTGACGTAGTAGGCCTGCCCGAGGCCGACGTACACCGTGCGCACCTCCGAGGGCTTCCCATCCGACAGCGCGCGGACCTCGGTCGCGACGGTGATCTCGGAATTCGACTTGTGGACCTCGTTCAGGATCCCGAGGACGTTCTGGAAGCGCTCGGCCACAGAGGCCTTGGCGGACTTGCCGGGCTCGGGCATGCGCCGGTAGAGCGGATCGATCCGCTCGAGGACGAACGGCGGCAACCCCCCATGGAGCGCGCGGACCCGAGCCTCGAGCCCCTCCACCTCCGAGGCCAGGCGAAGCGACAGGTCGTCGACCCGCGAGGTTTCGCTCCGGATTTCCGCCTGCTTCCCGCGCGTCTGGGAGGCCGCCGCCCGCGCGTCGGCGAGCTTCTTTTCGAGGTCCGCGATCTCCTTCCGGGCGAGCTCGATCCGCGACTCGAGGACTTCGCGGCCCTGCTCCCAGTCGCTTCGCTCCTGGAAGATGAGCTTGCGGGTTTCCCCCCACTTCGCCAGGGACTCCCGGGTCTCGGAGATCGCCGCCGCCGGCGGCGCGTCCCCGGCCAGTGCCGCACCGGCGCAGAAGAGGATCGCGATCAGAGGAGAACGGATCTTCATGGGTTGGACTCCCGCGGGTACGAAGTCGATCGTGTCGCGGCGGCGTTACCGGTCCGTAAACGAACGGTCACGATGCTGAAGCGAATCACCGGCTCCAGGAGACCGACAGGCCGATCGTGCGATTCGACTGCCGGAGGGTCTTCACGGCCGTCTCCCCGGAGGGCCGCCGGTAGAAGGTGATCGCGTCGTCCTCGAGGCCGTTGCGGATGCGAAGGCCCAGCGAAACGCCGCGCTTGAGCTTCTGGGAGACCGTCAGGACGAGGTCCTTGTCGGTCCCCTCGAGGACGTCGGCGATGCCGTCCGTGTCGCCGCGCGCTGCGCCGGTCAGCAGGATCTCGCCGACGCGGTTGTAGAAGAGCCCCACCGACGTGCCGCTCTTCTCGTTGTCGTAGGTCAGGTTCACGTTGAGGACGGAATCGGGCTGGCCGAGAAGGCGGCGCTCCGGAACGTCCAGGTCGAACGCCGCGAGTGACGCCTGCTCGTCCGCCGGGACCTCGACGGTCGAGTCCAGGTTCGTGTAGTTCGCCCCGAGGTTGAAGCCCTTGAGCTTCTCCCAGAGTACGTCGAGGCCCGTGCGAGCCTCCAGTTCGAACCCCTTCACCTCGCCGCGTTCGTAGTTGACCGGCTGGATGTAGCTGTTGCTCGCCACGGCGAAGCTGATGTACTCGATCGGGTTCTTCAGCGTCTTGTAGAACACGCTGGCCGCCAGGACGTCGCCGGGGCGGCGGAACCACTCCCACCGAAGGTCCCAGTTCGTGATGTCGGAGATCCGGAGCTCGTTGTTCCCGATGAACTGGTCGCCCGCGAGGAACTCGGCGGTCGCCACCGGCGCCAGCTCGCGGAACGTCGGCCGTGCGATCGTCGAGGACCAGGAGAACCTCAGGTGCATCGCCTGTCGGATCTCCCACGACGCGCCGAGCGCCGGAAGGACGTGCGACTCGTCGATACGAGCCGCGGCGACGGGGCCCGGCACGAAGGCAAGGCCGCGGTTGTCGCCGTTCTTCACGATCACGAAGAGGCGGTTTTGCGGGTCGAACGGGGCGCTCGGGAGGATGTCGATGCGGGTTTTCTCCCAGCGGGCCCCCGCGTTCAGCCTCCATTTCGCGCTGAGCGGGATCTCCGCCATCGCGTACATCGCGGCGATGGTCTGGTCTCCGGTGTAGAAGACGTCGGTCCCCAGCGGCTCGGCGTACCAGAGCGTCTGGTTCGAGATCGTGGCGAGGTTGTCCGCGATGCCGATGCGCTCCGGTGCGAGGAAGACGTCGCTCCAGAGCTGGTCCAGGCCGCACGCCCCCGTGGCGCAGTCCTCCGAGACGATGAAGCCGGGGCTCCCGATCCGGTTGTTGAACTGCCAGGCCGCGAGGTCGGACGCCGTCCGGGGCCGGAGCTGCTGTGCGAAGAAGCGATACGTGAACGACCGCTGCTGGTAGTCGCGCGCGCCCTTCTCGAAGTAGAGGCCCGCCTTGAAGCGCCCCTCGGTGTCCGACCACTGGG encodes:
- a CDS encoding tetratricopeptide repeat protein, translated to MSMVSFPMIVALLVASPADVPADLWNDPTFKQQFTGTYAILPDVEPKPTGSDRLVFEKVQPLMATNREEARLQLEKAATEAPSALVDLTLGNLAFEAGDLDEAGRRYEAAIGKFPPFRRAERALGLVRFRQGRFEEAAKHLTRAIELGNVDGLSYGLLATCLSGAGDFVAAETAYRQAILFQPGNQDWRLGLARSAFKQRKYGEASALLDTMIAGRPDRAELWQLQASAWLGLGDRAKAAENLEVVYRLGKAAPETLYTLGDLYGAESNWDLAADAYRRAVAADPRQPAASALRSAETLSQRGALEQGKALTREIASTLGASLGEEDRRRLLKLQARIAVAEGSSDEAARVLEEVVAADPLDGDALILLGQHAAKAGDVERARLLYERAAGIDAFEGQAKTRLAQLLAGQGKYQEAIPLLKRAQEIKPRDEIARYLEQVERLARQTR
- a CDS encoding DUF3450 family protein, which codes for MKIRSPLIAILFCAGAALAGDAPPAAAISETRESLAKWGETRKLIFQERSDWEQGREVLESRIELARKEIADLEKKLADARAAASQTRGKQAEIRSETSRVDDLSLRLASEVEGLEARVRALHGGLPPFVLERIDPLYRRMPEPGKSAKASVAERFQNVLGILNEVHKSNSEITVATEVRALSDGKPSEVRTVYVGLGQAYYVSARGEAGVGRPGAEGWDWQPANELAGNILQVIDVLQARGKPAFIPLPVQVQ
- a CDS encoding biopolymer transporter ExbD: MHGGGGGGKKARIEIIPLIDIIFFLLATFVLVSLSMTKNQGLQVALPAAAAASQLVDPSQQDKAVTLSVTKNGDVFYNKEKVSIAQLPFKLQTLKATNKDPKIVINGDAGADFKAVVAVLDETRKIGITKVGISTDAK
- a CDS encoding energy transducer TonB, which codes for MRAWILGLFAAIVVHGFILLFGGLLFPRHEAEDAKVVREVDLISEEARDEEKKDAEQQEPAPEQAEEAAEEPMEAEVNRPPEAAPDPAASVTDAAPALEALSLDALEGMLSGSAGGEAGDFAESASLASGGRIGGTGAPGAGAEAERAVEEIFSMAELDQRPRPLAQASPVYPVELRKRKVEGVVYVLFVVDDGGKVVDPKVERATDPGFERPAIEAVRQWRFEPATRAGKRVAVRMRIPIRFSAES
- a CDS encoding MotA/TolQ/ExbB proton channel family protein, whose translation is MPLCALVVTAAMAAAPSADQDLRKSLAELSALRESIAAEKLPLTRELAEAEQRLATLRREYDDALRSIDSSGLELGKTEGEAKLRKEEVDYVLSLLDEFTRNFETKLAVGEAQRYGETIVSAMEALENKELDEEARFDRQLAVVRQSIDRASDAFGGTRFAGSAVDPDGVLAAGHFALVGPIALFATSDGKTAGLALPQTGSPHPAVRPLAAALAPGLLAVVRDGTGLLPLDPTRGSALEELVKRGSIVHIFKKGGPIMWPLLVVSILALGAVIERTFFIIGEFRKRDPKSRQALFAAVEAGDVDRAIGIGETSRDFVTRTMSYALGHRETSLPSALLYARAQEIKRFSRGLAILDTAITIAPLLGLLGTVTGMMASFSLIGGELSAPTAITGGIAEALIATAFGLGIAIVALVPYNYLNKQIELATGELEANSTQLELLVHQAVLEGKVPPTGPMVTAMPGLEASVAAPAR